The following are from one region of the Rhodopirellula sp. P2 genome:
- a CDS encoding efflux RND transporter permease subunit, giving the protein MPLKSLGDQATTYRVRFCIGLLAVCILGPLAARDSTRALSTMYNAPALWLPEDMPVRKQYDDFSKLFQGQDVLMIGWDEATIGSEQVDAAAEALLPLTQATPDRPAHLAGVSSGQRVYDVLTSPPTSFSDRATRARLKGSLIGEDGEQTIVLATFTEQGNLNRQDVLAEVRQIVSDTIGVPEDQIYTAGPPTDGALVDAEAQGSIDRFTLPSVIVGALICVFCLRSIVLTAIIIIVAVIGQGMSLAMVLYSGIEMNAILIVLPPLVFVLTASAGIHLCNYYRDAMCSDPTIDPTAATRQAMQAGILPCWLAATTTIIGLGSLGLVRLVPVSAFGFIAAGSVFGTLLLLLLLLPGAMQWHGKRHRAKHRAALAKARKTENSETEDDPLPVEHWRSQIGHAWEAFAAQFMRYPIIVVTFFTIITAVAASGLPQLTTSVNIPRMFPENSRIRTDYAWFEEHIGPTINAEVVVQFPPASMPDPIDRFRLVRDVDDHLRSTELVGGVFSARSFLPSPPSKKSRSIRSTVLEANIRKQLEDPDSPLQDAGYIAIDDNGNQLWRISFRFPFDEAIDYRTEFQRVQAEVIPILEEAGQGISPQFTGGVPMTTESQDVLLQDLFRSFLAAFGIVAIIMMLLLRSFVGGLVAMFPNLFPTITLFGTMGLLETPLDIGSVMTASVALGIAVDGTIHFLTKFQSQSRKGKARTEASLAALHKCGPAMWQTTAVCAISPLVYGLSDFQPTQRFAFMMFGLLLAALIGDVLLLPALLASPLGRFLTPKMPSAKANSANDSSTTP; this is encoded by the coding sequence ATGCCTTTGAAATCCCTGGGTGACCAAGCGACAACCTATCGCGTGCGATTCTGCATCGGCCTTTTGGCAGTTTGCATTCTCGGACCGCTGGCGGCGCGTGATTCGACGCGGGCATTGTCGACGATGTACAACGCACCGGCGCTGTGGTTGCCCGAGGACATGCCGGTCCGCAAACAATACGACGACTTTTCAAAATTGTTTCAGGGCCAAGACGTCCTGATGATTGGTTGGGACGAAGCGACGATCGGTTCGGAACAAGTCGACGCCGCCGCGGAAGCCTTGCTGCCACTGACCCAAGCGACCCCAGATCGCCCCGCCCATTTAGCCGGCGTCAGTTCCGGGCAGCGGGTCTACGATGTCCTGACCAGCCCGCCGACCAGTTTTTCAGATCGCGCCACACGAGCGAGATTGAAAGGATCCCTGATTGGCGAAGACGGCGAACAAACCATCGTCTTGGCCACCTTCACTGAACAGGGGAACCTCAATCGCCAAGATGTGTTGGCCGAAGTTCGGCAAATTGTCTCGGACACCATCGGTGTCCCCGAAGACCAGATCTACACCGCTGGGCCGCCCACGGATGGTGCGTTGGTGGATGCGGAAGCCCAGGGCTCGATCGACCGTTTCACGTTGCCTTCGGTCATCGTGGGGGCTCTGATTTGTGTGTTCTGTCTGCGGTCGATTGTGCTGACGGCGATCATCATCATCGTCGCGGTGATCGGGCAAGGCATGTCGCTCGCGATGGTGCTGTATTCCGGCATCGAAATGAATGCAATTCTGATCGTGTTGCCGCCACTGGTGTTTGTATTGACCGCCAGTGCAGGAATTCACCTGTGCAACTATTACCGCGACGCGATGTGCAGTGATCCGACCATCGATCCGACCGCGGCAACCCGCCAAGCCATGCAGGCAGGAATCTTGCCGTGCTGGTTGGCCGCGACCACCACAATCATCGGCCTGGGATCACTGGGGTTGGTTCGCTTGGTTCCCGTCAGCGCCTTCGGGTTCATCGCCGCGGGATCTGTGTTTGGAACCTTGTTGCTGTTGTTGCTGCTGCTGCCCGGTGCAATGCAGTGGCACGGCAAGCGACACCGCGCCAAACACCGTGCGGCCTTGGCCAAGGCCAGGAAGACGGAGAACAGCGAAACCGAAGATGATCCGTTGCCGGTCGAACATTGGCGTTCACAAATCGGGCACGCATGGGAAGCCTTCGCGGCGCAGTTCATGCGATACCCGATCATTGTCGTCACGTTTTTCACGATCATCACCGCCGTTGCCGCATCGGGTTTGCCACAACTGACCACGTCGGTCAACATCCCGCGAATGTTCCCCGAGAACAGTCGCATTCGGACCGACTACGCTTGGTTTGAAGAACACATCGGACCAACCATCAATGCCGAGGTGGTCGTTCAGTTCCCGCCCGCTTCCATGCCGGACCCCATCGACCGGTTTCGTTTGGTCCGAGACGTCGATGATCACCTTCGGTCCACTGAGTTGGTCGGGGGTGTGTTTTCGGCGCGATCGTTTTTGCCGAGCCCACCGTCCAAGAAGAGCCGTTCGATTCGGTCCACGGTTTTGGAAGCGAACATCCGCAAGCAGTTGGAAGATCCCGATTCCCCGTTGCAGGACGCGGGCTACATCGCGATCGACGACAACGGCAATCAGCTTTGGCGGATCAGTTTTCGATTCCCGTTTGACGAGGCAATCGATTACCGCACCGAGTTTCAACGGGTGCAGGCAGAAGTGATTCCGATTTTGGAGGAAGCTGGCCAAGGCATCTCGCCGCAGTTCACCGGTGGCGTGCCAATGACCACGGAATCGCAAGATGTGTTGCTGCAGGATTTGTTCCGCAGCTTCCTAGCGGCGTTTGGAATCGTTGCGATCATCATGATGTTGTTGCTACGCAGCTTCGTTGGTGGGTTGGTCGCGATGTTCCCCAACCTGTTCCCAACGATCACTTTGTTTGGAACGATGGGGTTGCTTGAAACACCACTGGACATTGGATCGGTGATGACCGCCAGCGTTGCGTTGGGAATTGCCGTTGATGGAACGATTCACTTTTTGACCAAGTTCCAAAGTCAGTCTCGCAAGGGAAAGGCGCGAACCGAAGCGTCCCTCGCTGCCCTTCACAAGTGCGGGCCAGCGATGTGGCAAACAACCGCAGTGTGCGCCATTTCGCCTCTCGTTTATGGGTTGTCTGATTTCCAGCCGACCCAGCGTTTCGCCTTCATGATGTTCGGGTTGCTGCTGGCCGCTTTGATCGGCGATGTGTTGTTGTTGCCGGCCCTGCTGGCATCGCCACTGGGACGTTTTCTGACGCCTAAAATGCCCTCGGCAAAAGCCAACTCCGCAAATGATTCGAGCACAACACCCTGA
- a CDS encoding sulfatase family protein: MLKSWIAAAWVGCWFLSPALLAGVSAADSDTLPPPNILWLTSEDNGPQLGCYGDDYADTPNLDKLATHSLRYTKCWSNAPVCAPARTTLISGMYATSLGGEHMRSGVRMPLDFEYYPTALRKAGYYCTNNSKTDYNFAGQAAVKSWNESSGKAHFRNREKKDQPFFAVFNFTISHESKIRNEHKLVHDPDQAPVPAYQPNVPKVRRDWAQYYDRLTEMDAQCGKILRHLEEDGLSDSTIVFYYGDHGSGMPRSKRWPYNSGLHVPFLLHVPEKYKQLAPADYQAGGITDRLVSFVDMGPTAISLAGAKLPTTMQGVPFAGPLNGESKEYLFGYRGRMDERVDMVRSCTDGRYVYIRHFHPERIYFAYIDYMFQTPTTLVWKKMFDDGELNEIQSKVWQVKPLEELFDLEADPDEINNLVSDPAHAQQLDTMRGAVRQWMKTTTDLGVIPEAEMHRMAGKQPPFQWARSSGLDWNHLVEIAWDTTTSWNDLDTAKLQELQTLCASKSSLDRYWGVRGLTLAILSPNQKLDADKLAVALESLEPIARKDESPIVRAAASEGLLVAGSDSQRTQAKQILIQLADVNQEGHFVAMTALNLIDNHRQALDWNVQPLLKNLPTKGNDPPVRAEKYVFNLLQYLLAQ, translated from the coding sequence ATGCTGAAATCTTGGATTGCCGCCGCTTGGGTCGGCTGTTGGTTCCTCTCCCCTGCGTTGCTGGCGGGCGTCTCCGCCGCCGATTCTGACACGTTGCCTCCGCCGAACATCCTGTGGCTGACCAGTGAAGACAACGGGCCGCAGCTGGGCTGCTACGGTGACGACTATGCCGACACGCCGAACCTGGACAAGCTGGCAACTCACTCGCTTCGCTACACCAAATGTTGGTCCAACGCCCCCGTGTGTGCACCAGCACGCACCACGTTGATCTCAGGCATGTACGCGACCAGCCTGGGCGGCGAACACATGCGAAGCGGCGTCCGCATGCCCCTGGATTTCGAGTACTACCCCACCGCCCTGCGGAAGGCTGGGTACTACTGCACCAACAACTCCAAGACCGATTACAACTTCGCCGGTCAGGCCGCGGTCAAGAGCTGGAATGAGTCCAGTGGCAAAGCCCATTTCCGCAACCGCGAGAAGAAAGACCAACCGTTTTTCGCGGTCTTCAATTTCACGATCAGCCACGAGAGCAAGATCCGCAACGAGCACAAATTGGTTCATGATCCCGACCAAGCCCCTGTGCCCGCGTATCAACCGAACGTTCCCAAAGTCCGTCGTGACTGGGCCCAGTACTACGATCGTCTGACCGAGATGGACGCGCAGTGCGGCAAGATCCTCCGGCACCTCGAGGAAGATGGTTTGTCCGATTCGACAATCGTCTTCTATTACGGCGACCACGGCAGCGGCATGCCACGCAGCAAGCGTTGGCCGTACAACTCGGGTTTGCACGTGCCATTCCTGTTGCATGTCCCCGAGAAGTACAAGCAGCTCGCGCCCGCCGACTACCAGGCTGGTGGAATCACCGACCGGTTGGTGAGCTTCGTTGACATGGGCCCCACCGCAATCAGCTTGGCCGGTGCGAAGCTGCCGACCACGATGCAAGGTGTTCCCTTTGCTGGCCCGCTGAATGGTGAATCGAAAGAATACCTGTTTGGCTATCGCGGCCGGATGGACGAACGAGTCGACATGGTCCGCAGTTGCACCGATGGCCGCTATGTCTACATCCGCCACTTTCATCCGGAGCGAATTTACTTCGCTTACATCGATTACATGTTCCAAACGCCGACGACCTTGGTTTGGAAGAAGATGTTCGATGACGGGGAACTGAACGAAATTCAATCCAAAGTTTGGCAGGTCAAACCGTTGGAAGAACTGTTCGACTTGGAAGCGGACCCAGACGAGATCAACAACTTGGTCTCCGACCCGGCGCATGCCCAACAGCTGGACACCATGCGGGGTGCCGTTCGCCAATGGATGAAAACCACAACGGACTTGGGTGTGATCCCAGAAGCAGAAATGCATCGCATGGCCGGCAAACAACCACCTTTTCAGTGGGCTCGATCCAGCGGTTTGGATTGGAACCACCTGGTCGAGATCGCCTGGGACACGACCACGTCCTGGAACGACCTGGACACTGCGAAGCTGCAAGAACTGCAAACGCTCTGCGCCAGCAAGTCCAGTTTGGATCGTTACTGGGGTGTTCGCGGATTGACGCTTGCGATCCTCTCACCGAATCAAAAGCTTGACGCGGACAAACTGGCCGTCGCGTTGGAGTCGCTCGAGCCGATCGCGCGGAAGGACGAATCGCCCATCGTTCGAGCAGCCGCTAGCGAAGGGTTGTTGGTTGCCGGAAGCGATTCGCAACGAACGCAGGCGAAGCAGATCTTGATTCAGCTTGCCGACGTCAACCAGGAAGGGCACTTTGTCGCGATGACGGCGCTCAACCTGATCGACAACCACCGCCAAGCCCTCGACTGGAACGTTCAGCCGCTGCTAAAAAATCTGCCCACAAAAGGCAACGATCCGCCAGTGCGAGCTGAAAAGTACGTCTTCAATCTGCTCCAATATCTGTTGGCGCAATAG
- a CDS encoding aminotransferase class I/II-fold pyridoxal phosphate-dependent enzyme, with product MSLQPLHDRLKSFAQEGRTRKLHSRKVEGVHVVEADGRRLMNFGGNDYLGVIADETRGCDLQAAYATHGASASALVCGWTPRHEALSRSIAELEQTESAVVFPSGYAACSGTLATLPSEGDLILSDELNHASLIDGCRLSKAERVIYPHRDLDFVEHVLSDRAGKGGLIWIVTDGVFSMDGDVAPLPQLVDLAERFGAHLIVDEAHGTGVLGSRGGGLCDAFSVSDRVSVRIGTLSKAVGHQGGFVAGPQVVIDLLVNACRSLIFSTALSPVVAEGAHRVIQRLPLWQDRRDRLAHMSRLFRRRMNRETSGVEAGIPIIPLVIGDEAETIRCSEAMRENGFFVPAIRPPTVPAGQSRLRVSITSAHRDHDIELLADVLHRVCPQLQSAELASASEQA from the coding sequence ATGTCACTTCAACCGCTTCACGATCGTTTGAAATCCTTCGCCCAAGAGGGTCGCACGCGTAAGCTGCACAGCCGAAAGGTCGAAGGCGTTCACGTCGTCGAAGCGGATGGACGTCGGCTGATGAACTTTGGCGGCAACGATTACCTCGGTGTCATTGCCGACGAAACACGTGGCTGCGATTTGCAAGCCGCTTATGCAACCCACGGTGCTTCCGCCAGCGCGTTGGTTTGTGGCTGGACACCACGGCACGAAGCGCTCTCTCGCAGCATCGCTGAACTCGAACAAACCGAATCGGCGGTGGTGTTCCCCTCCGGCTACGCGGCCTGCTCGGGAACCTTGGCAACCTTGCCAAGCGAAGGCGACTTGATTCTCAGCGATGAACTCAATCATGCCTCCTTGATCGATGGCTGTCGTCTGTCCAAGGCCGAGCGGGTGATCTATCCCCACCGTGACTTAGACTTTGTCGAACACGTGTTGAGCGATCGCGCCGGCAAAGGCGGTTTGATCTGGATCGTCACCGATGGTGTCTTCAGCATGGATGGGGACGTGGCACCGTTGCCGCAGCTGGTGGATTTGGCGGAGCGTTTTGGTGCTCACTTGATTGTCGACGAAGCTCATGGGACCGGCGTGCTGGGATCACGCGGCGGCGGTCTCTGCGACGCGTTTAGTGTTTCCGACCGCGTGAGTGTTCGAATTGGAACGCTCAGCAAAGCGGTCGGCCACCAAGGTGGGTTTGTCGCGGGCCCCCAAGTCGTGATTGACTTGTTGGTCAACGCCTGTCGATCGTTGATCTTCAGCACCGCGTTGTCGCCGGTCGTCGCCGAAGGCGCTCATCGCGTGATTCAGCGGTTGCCGCTGTGGCAAGATCGTCGCGACCGGCTCGCCCACATGTCGCGACTGTTTCGCCGCCGCATGAATCGAGAGACCAGTGGTGTCGAAGCGGGAATTCCGATCATCCCCTTGGTCATCGGCGACGAAGCCGAAACCATCCGGTGCAGCGAAGCGATGCGTGAAAACGGGTTCTTTGTCCCCGCCATCCGGCCCCCCACGGTCCCGGCAGGACAATCACGTTTGCGAGTTTCGATCACCTCCGCCCACCGAGACCACGACATCGAATTGCTCGCCGACGTGCTGCATCGGGTCTGTCCCCAGCTGCAATCTGCCGAACTGGCTTCGGCGAGCGAGCAAGCCTGA
- a CDS encoding pseudouridine synthase, producing the protein MPRQPSSSKSKRPSSSSKDQSTSSAKRINQLLASAGFGSRRQCEELIREGRVDVDDETITELGTTVDPNVQKVRVDGNYLRPQKLVYYVVNKPVGIVTTNRDPRGRPRVIDLVPPTERVFPVGRLDLSSEGLILLTNDGDLAQKLAHPKFGIQKVYRVIVAGEVRGETMKKMREGMYIAEGFVQVDGAKIIKARSKATEMEIRLKEGKNREIRRILARLGHKVQQLRRVAIGPLKLGDVPRGAYRKLTRDEVDKLRRSIDAAEKAEQAAPPVRPNSKQSIKRRPGGANRNVASQGTGARPATKGVRKAVKKSRSTDTRVKATAPRTSKAVKKPTTSSGGSTGTIIGADPPKASRAKAERGSNPDIIRKRTAGKKPSTRPGGVKKGRGKASRRGGRS; encoded by the coding sequence ATGCCACGCCAACCCTCGTCCTCCAAATCCAAACGTCCCTCGTCTTCTTCCAAAGACCAGTCGACGTCCTCGGCAAAACGAATCAACCAATTGCTCGCGTCCGCTGGCTTTGGCAGCCGGAGGCAATGCGAAGAATTGATTCGTGAAGGACGCGTGGATGTGGACGACGAAACGATCACGGAATTGGGAACCACCGTCGACCCGAACGTCCAAAAAGTACGTGTCGATGGGAACTACCTGCGTCCCCAAAAGCTGGTGTATTACGTCGTCAACAAACCCGTTGGCATTGTGACCACCAACCGAGACCCCCGCGGTCGCCCTCGGGTGATCGACTTGGTGCCGCCGACCGAACGCGTCTTCCCCGTCGGCCGCCTGGATTTGTCCAGTGAAGGCCTGATCTTGCTGACCAACGATGGTGACTTGGCCCAAAAACTCGCTCACCCCAAATTTGGGATTCAAAAGGTCTACCGGGTCATCGTTGCGGGCGAGGTCCGCGGTGAAACGATGAAGAAGATGCGGGAAGGCATGTACATTGCCGAAGGCTTTGTCCAAGTCGACGGTGCCAAGATCATCAAGGCTCGCTCCAAAGCCACCGAGATGGAAATTCGGCTGAAAGAAGGCAAGAACCGCGAAATCCGTCGGATTCTGGCTCGACTCGGCCACAAGGTTCAACAACTCCGACGTGTCGCAATCGGCCCTTTGAAATTGGGCGACGTGCCTCGTGGTGCCTATCGCAAACTCACACGAGACGAAGTCGACAAGTTGCGTCGCAGCATCGACGCGGCCGAAAAGGCGGAACAAGCGGCCCCACCAGTCCGCCCCAATTCGAAGCAGTCGATCAAACGACGCCCCGGTGGTGCCAACCGCAATGTCGCGTCCCAAGGAACCGGGGCTCGCCCCGCAACCAAGGGCGTCCGAAAGGCCGTCAAAAAGAGTCGCTCAACCGACACGCGGGTCAAAGCGACCGCCCCGAGGACCTCCAAGGCAGTCAAAAAGCCAACGACCTCGAGTGGCGGTTCGACCGGCACCATCATCGGTGCCGATCCACCCAAAGCGTCCCGCGCCAAAGCCGAACGCGGATCCAACCCGGACATCATCCGCAAACGAACCGCTGGCAAGAAACCCAGCACAAGACCTGGCGGCGTGAAGAAAGGCCGCGGCAAAGCATCTCGCCGCGGCGGTCGTTCGTGA
- a CDS encoding DUF1559 family PulG-like putative transporter, with translation MCLRTDRGRNLSWNRPIREAFTLVELLVVIAIIAILVGLLLPAVQAAREAARKVQCSNNLKNIGLALHNYESVYRTLPWGAKGGWGPSWTTDILAFLEQTQLAEIVPYGERGGATGGLPESVRFRQLATAPVMVFRCPSQLGPTALSQPTDKIDGRVRNTYLGNGGSDVNWNNHSIFGTTGFDRGNGVFRATDFCHITSAGDVCDNRPDQKPINFAGILDGLSNTLMVGETRYIDHHECGVCDHFMLYHEDFDALNGQDFSEALCSLRQGFNLRDVSKDDLQMSLGSYHPGGLHLLMCDGSVRFTSDSLNEDVRHAIGSRNNKEVLDADDF, from the coding sequence TTGTGTCTGCGCACAGACCGTGGACGCAATCTGAGCTGGAATCGCCCCATTCGTGAGGCATTCACGCTGGTGGAACTGCTGGTCGTGATCGCGATCATCGCCATCTTGGTCGGGCTGCTTTTGCCCGCTGTGCAGGCCGCCCGTGAAGCGGCACGCAAGGTTCAGTGCAGCAACAACCTCAAAAACATTGGGCTGGCGCTTCACAATTACGAATCGGTCTATCGAACCTTGCCCTGGGGTGCCAAAGGCGGTTGGGGGCCAAGCTGGACCACTGACATCCTCGCATTTCTCGAACAAACTCAGCTCGCCGAAATTGTTCCCTATGGCGAACGCGGGGGTGCCACGGGTGGATTGCCCGAAAGTGTCCGGTTCAGGCAACTCGCGACGGCGCCCGTGATGGTGTTTCGTTGCCCGTCTCAGCTTGGACCCACAGCACTGAGTCAACCGACCGACAAGATCGACGGTCGGGTTCGCAACACCTACCTTGGCAACGGGGGCAGCGATGTGAACTGGAACAATCATTCGATCTTCGGAACCACCGGTTTCGATCGTGGCAACGGCGTGTTCCGGGCCACTGATTTCTGCCACATCACGTCGGCCGGAGATGTTTGCGACAACCGCCCCGATCAGAAGCCGATCAACTTTGCCGGCATTCTGGATGGACTCAGCAACACCCTGATGGTTGGCGAAACGAGATACATCGATCATCACGAGTGCGGAGTCTGCGACCACTTCATGCTCTATCACGAAGATTTCGACGCCCTGAACGGCCAGGATTTCTCAGAAGCCTTGTGCTCACTCCGCCAAGGGTTCAACTTGCGAGACGTCTCCAAAGATGACTTGCAAATGTCACTTGGAAGTTACCATCCAGGCGGGTTGCATTTGTTGATGTGCGACGGCTCCGTTCGATTCACATCCGATTCGCTGAACGAAGATGTCCGACACGCCATCGGCAGTCGCAACAATAAAGAAGTCCTGGACGCCGACGACTTCTGA